ACCCTGATGGCCACCTTCACCACCGACCGGCCGAACGTGCTCGACTGGGTCAGGGTCGTCACCGGCCTCAGCGGCGACACCAAGCTCCTCGCCCTCGACCACCGCGTCCAGAACGGCCTACTGTACGGCCTCGGCGACAAGGGCGGCATCTACACGATCAAGACGCCGCCGCAGACCTCCGACGTGGTGGTCACCAAGGTCTCCCAGCTCCAAGTCGCTCTGTACGGAACCAACTTCGGCTTCGACTTCAACCCGGCGGCCGACCGGATCCGGGTCGTCAGCGACAACGGGCAGAACCTGCGGCACAACCTCAATGACCACACCACGGTCGAGGACACCACCCTGACCACCCCGCCGCTGACCGGGCCGACGCGGGGCGTCACGGCGTCCGGCTACACGAACAACGACCTCGTCGCGTCGACCGGAACGCTCCTGTACGGCATCGACACGACCACGGACAACCTCGTCCTCCAGGCGCCGGCCAACAACGGCACACTGACGACGGTCGGATCCCTCGGCTTCGACGCTCAGCCCAACGCGGGCCTGGACATCTTCAGCTACCTGACCAACGGCAAGACGACGTCGGTCGCCGCGTTCGCCTCGCTCACCCCGTACGGCGCGAGCAGCCCGACGCTGTACAGCATCAACCTCGTCACCGGTGAACCGACCCCGATTCTCCAATTCCCGCTCAACATCACGTCTTTGGCGATCACCCTCACCGGAAGCTGACCCTCACGGACTCGCGCAGCAGCGGCCCGCCGGACATCCGATGCCCGGCGGGCCGCACGTCGTCGTTCTCCTGAACGGCTTCAGGGCCCGCGGGTGCCGCTCGGCCAGGCCATGGCTCCCCCACGGGGCATTCGATCCCTCCCCGCCGTGCGCTCGGGAAATGAACTGATATGAATGCATCGCGTGCAGTACAGGACCGCGTGCATCACGGCGGTGTAGGTCGCCCGCAGCCACGGTGTACCGCCCCTGCGGTCCGAGCAGCGCCCGGAGAGGTTCATGAGACGTCTGGATCCCACCGATCCGCCGGCCATCGGCGGCTACCCCCTGTTGGCGAGACTGGGCGCCGGCGGCATGGGGCAGGTGTTCCTCTCCCGCACGGCATCGGGTCGTCCACTGGCGCT
The DNA window shown above is from Streptomyces chartreusis and carries:
- a CDS encoding DUF4394 domain-containing protein, with translation MKAGIRKRLAAAAAVLSVSAALLVSAPGNGSAASATPSLRAFGITGDGTLMATFTTDRPNVLDWVRVVTGLSGDTKLLALDHRVQNGLLYGLGDKGGIYTIKTPPQTSDVVVTKVSQLQVALYGTNFGFDFNPAADRIRVVSDNGQNLRHNLNDHTTVEDTTLTTPPLTGPTRGVTASGYTNNDLVASTGTLLYGIDTTTDNLVLQAPANNGTLTTVGSLGFDAQPNAGLDIFSYLTNGKTTSVAAFASLTPYGASSPTLYSINLVTGEPTPILQFPLNITSLAITLTGS